The Macrobrachium rosenbergii isolate ZJJX-2024 chromosome 52, ASM4041242v1, whole genome shotgun sequence genome includes the window CCTCCCTCTTCGTGCCCTTTAAGGATTCAACTGCCGAAAGCAGCGACTCCGATTTCTCTTAACTGTCTGGTTTTGAGGCATATGtaaacaaacttttatttatttatttttttttttgctttgctttctttttcaaaatcttgTCTGTTTTGATcaggaatttttaaagaaatgtaaatatgaaacttgTGGAATTTTTTTAGAGTTTATGTAAATTCTGTGGGTGCCTTTTGACTAACTACACTGTACTCAAGTTTGAATGTTTTATGTTATGACCATAATTTTGAAAGTACCTAAGGGCAGCTAACACTTGCCTATGTTATCAACAAGAGgtatattttttgcaattttcagtagtctttaaagactattattattattattattattattattattattattattattattattattattattattattattattattattattaaaagaattgaattaattttgttgattatcttcgagatattattattattatattattattattattattattattattattattattattattatttatgtcagCTATTGGATTATATTattgtaattgaaaatatttttagcgGTCAGCCACTTTGCTTTTTGTCTTCCGTTCTGTATGCTGTTATTATCAAACCACTGTATCCTTTAAACTGTGTAAAAAAGAATTGTTTtgtcacagaaaatataaaaatgctgaaACTTTAATTACACTCTATCCGTGAGGATAATAGCTCGTAccatatattttgcattattgtACAACTTAACATCATTCTCCTCTTTTTATTACATCTAGAAATATGTGCTTAGAGCTTATATACgcaatatacataacacacatacacacacaaacaacaacacacattacacacatatatatatatatatatatatatatgtatatatatatatatatatatatatatatattatatatatatatatatatatatatatatatttatatatatatatatatatatatatatatatatatatatatatatattatatatatatcaatgaactttttttttattctcatgctGAATACGTAGTTTGAcacagaaatttaatatatatttgttgatttttgacAATGTTATATAATGGAAGTGAGAATATAATTGCCTCTCTTCTGGTAAGAATCACAGAATCATAAGTCAGTTTTGCATAATAGATTTGCGATCACACTGGAAATCGTGAATCATGACAAGATGATTATtctgtttacaaataaaactgtTGGTAATTCAAGGAattgatgtatttatgtatgcctCTCATTATTCATGGTAATATTTTTCTCCCGAGAGTAAGAACGTTTGTATTACTGAAGCAATGGGTGTGGCCGTAATTGTGCTATGTTGTTAAATCCAGCTGTACGAGTTATATAAGAGTTTAGTCATTTTAAGTGACATAGATGTGGCTTATTTTTCGGACGAAAGCACTGAGAAAGGATCAGCGGGAAGGTCTGGAAGAGAAATTGTTTCCGCTTACCAGATgtcaaggaggaggaaaatgttgGTTAATCAAGAAGATGGACAAGGTTGGTTGATAAGGTGGACAAAGTTAGGTAATAAGATGGATAagggttaataaataaataagtttaacaaAATCAGTTGATAAGGTGGATAAAGTTGGTTTAAGAAGGTGGAGAAGGTCCGGtaatgaaagggagaaagaatcGCGCATCATCAGCAACACACACAAGGGTCAAAGATATTCTAATTttactcctatttttttttatttttaatgttgaccTTTGCATGTTACTTCTCTTAAGGTCTTGAAGGCGTTGGGAGTGGTTGTGTAATGGTGTGGGCCGCCTCCTTGCCCCGTGGAAGGCGGGCAGGGGCACATAGCCCCCTGTGCCGCTCCCCGCCGCAGGCGAGCCCTTCTCCTGCCAAGTGATGAACCGCTGGTCTGAGGGGCTCTGTGAGAGCGCCCTTGATTCCGAAGGACTCCCTCCagcctctccctcttcctcctccccatcctccgcTAAGAGTCCGTGTTTGCAGCCGCAGGGGTGCGAGGATAATGGGGGAATGTCCGGAGACATGCCCGGAGTGCCCTTCCCAATCTACAGCAGCAGCTTACCAGCCCCACCCGACCCCGACAGAGAAAACACCGACGATTCCGGCATGGGCGCCGACCTGGAGGGTGACGATCGACCTGAGGGAGGCAAAGAGGACGTCGATGAAGAGGAggacgatgacgacgacgacgacgatgaggatgaggaggaggaagaggaagaagaggaggaggaggaggaggaagaggagccaGAGCGACCACGGCAGCAGGAGGGCGAGGCCAAGATGCGACGGACGAGTTCTGCTGGCAATGAGAGGCAGAGGCGACCATCCTACACGTGCTACCATGGACCCATCCTGTCGAGAAACACCGCCCGCATGGGGCGCCGCGCCCGTCCTCGACTCCCAAGGGATCTTGATGTCTTACAGCTCGCAGCCGGGGCTGCGTGCATGCTGGCACCTGTCACCCCCGAATTACTCAGGtaaaaataaagactgaaaatcAACTGCATGACGCCAGGCGAGATGCTTGGTGATAACATGGCGGCGGGTGGAGGAACATGGTTGCATATTAACCTTTAACTCTGAACCCTCAAAATGCATGACGGTGGTGGTTGCTTTTCCAGCTGTGGCTAGTTCGGTCTTTCCTGGAAGGGCTATGGTTTATTCTTGAAGGTAATTTCTCGAATAAGAAGAACTGTTCATTAGGAAATGTAATTACTTGAATAAGAGAAATTGGTTCATTCTGAAGTTTATTTCCTGAATGAGAAACTTGGTTTGTTCAGATACGTAGGTGCTGCTTGAATAGAATAACTTCATTAAACTGGAAATGTAATTTCTCCAGGAGGAAAACTTGcttcattctgaattttaatttcttaggTAAGGAAATATTTAGAGGGAAACCTAGACAGGCAGTAATCGATATAAAGTTTTAGAGGccgtttcatttttatatacggAATGCGTAAGCCCAAACATGCTAATGCGCGCGGGCGAACACTAcacaccaatacacacacacacacacacacacacacacacacacacacacacacacacacacacacatcgaggCTAGTTTTCCGTTCTTTGGTAATTCTTTTAACTATTTGTCCTTTATTTTGACATGatataaaatgtttgttcattcatttattgctctctctctctctctctctctctctctctggcctatAGATTTCTCCCGCTATATAAACAGCAAAACATTTCCTCCACTGGTTTGCGCGGcattttatggaatggaataaagtCGCCGTGATGTATTTGCATCATATTACTTCCAAAACTATAAACAAATGCATACATCCCTCCACTCttgctttttacttttcccttttttcgtttttatttgaaAGGATCCCCGACGTGGGATCGATGGCTTTCAGTACGAATTAGGGAATGGAAAAAGACACTGCCTCTCGGGATGCTACGTCACGTATGTCGTGACGTCACGTGGAACTCCCTCGAGGGAGTTGCCatctatgttttttatttttttcagtcgaTCGGCTTCTCTCTTGTTCTGCTATTCATTTGTTGCTTTTACTGACGATTTCAAACATGGGGATGTTTTCCATTTCTGGATATTGCACAAATACAAATTTAGTCATCACAAACGGGCACACATGTATTAAATTGCTTACATTCGATATTAAATGtaccttttttcagaaaatagttCGCTGAATGTCAAAGAAGTGTCGAGGGTGATGATATTGATTTTGTATTAGGATGTTACTGAatctaaataacaaaatactaaataaaactgTATCAGTATTCTACGAAGGTTTCCACGttgatttctcttttctttttaaaataaacactttTCAAAAGTTGTCTAATATGGATACACGTATATAGGATAGCTTGTATTTCGACCTAAATGAATATTATcttttatctataaaataatCTGTAAAGGCCAGAAGATTAATGTAGGCGTGATTGTCCTTGTTTGTGTTAGCATTATGTTGCATTTAAACAACAGCACACAAATAAAACTGTCACTTTGTTCTCTGTACATTACATGATGGATGTTATTAATGCGTCCGTGGAGATTAAGTTGCTCTCACTTGATAACTGAGATATAGCAAGAGTATTGAGAGTCGCTCTAATCACCTCACTCAacccacacacatgtatgtgtatgtatatatgtatatatatgtatatatatatatatattatatatatatatatatatatatatgtatatatatatatatatatatatatatatatgttatatatatgtatatatttacatatatatatatatatatttatttatttatttatttatttatttattccatagaGAGGTATCTTCAGTGTTTGATAACTTACCAAAGTGTAGAGTGAGGagatgttttaaaataataaataattttgttaagcAACGTAGAACAAAGATGATATTGCTGACTCAGACTtggaaattgcaaaataaaagtgGGTTTCGATTGACAGCGTCAGGTATCACCATTTAACATTCATTTCTATTCGTTTCTTTTTAGGTTTCAGCCTCCTTTACCTTCACCTTCGTTTGCATCAGACTAGACATTTGAGAAAACAACAGTATGCTGTTAAAGTTCCGTCAGATCATTTGGTTCTTAATGCTCTGGTTCTGTCATCTGTAGTTGTCGACTGTCATGAACTGTTCATTAAGTCTTGGATTGcgaaaaaacagatgaaatttcCACTATATTATTTTCGTGAGGTTTATTTCTTaacatgaaagttttattttggtatttatatGTTGGTTATTTTAAGTtcctttgcatttcattttagtGTTTGATTGCTATTCAGTActtaataatttatctctctctctctctctctctctctctctctctctctcttctctctctctctctctcaactataaaCTCAACCTCACCCTCACCCACAAccacttatactctctctctctctctctctctctctctctcaagcatataAACCTACCCCTCACTCCAACcacacctctttctctctttcttcttctttctctctctctctctctctctctcaagcatataaacccacacccacacccacacccacaagCACCACCATCTATTTTTAAGCAGTGACGTGCCCAAgtgttttctgaatatttttttgtttctgttgagATATCTTGGCCCTTAACAAGGCCATGTGTTCACTTTGAAAAACACAAGAAGCGGAGGACACTCCAGGGAGGCACTAGCTGTGCTTGAAAGCACAATAAGAAAGTGATCGGtggaggggaaaggaaaaggaagggggtGGCTGCCGATTCTTATGTCTGGGTGGGGGAGGCGTTTGTTTATTTGCACCAATGGAAGTTACGTGGATGAATGCCACGAAAAGTTTACCTCTAGACAATTTTGATCATGAAAATGAGTTGAtgttaagagagggagagagaaagagagagttctgATGGAGAGAAGTGTTGCTAGAAGTCATACATGATGGAGAaatgttgctttctaggttgaaTACCAATGATTGTATTaatcttcaaattttattttctaggaCCTACCCCACATAAATccaataactaaatatatatatatatatatatatatatattttttttgctggatGACTAGTAGGTCTTAGCCTTCCGTTATTCAGTAAATATTAGAGGATGGTGTTGCTAACTTTATGCCCTTTTCCGCGGTAGAGTTTACCCACCAAAGTCAGCAAACTACCATATGCATAATTCACTGCGTTCGTTAACTAAGATGTAAAACCTCCAAATGGAACGTGCAAGTCTTCTGTTTGCTCTTGCTTGCTCgctttgtttttctgtctgtctctactcacacagacatatatatatatatatatgtgtgtgtatatatataatatatatatatatatatatatatatatatatatatatatatatatataaatggtatatatgtgtatgttcacATACACTCCAGTATTTCAGCCAAACAGTGACTTTTATCTCAAAGTTCCACTTTATAAAGGCACAATGAAATGAAGCGGGCTGGTTCAGTGAGCAGATAGTTAACTAAACTTTATCATGCTGTTCGTAATACAATGACATACTATctcaaaaagaatactgtgagggtagACATCAATGGCACAAAAGGGGATGGGAGTTGGGAAgggactgacagagagagaggagagagagagagagagagagagagagagagagagagagagagagagagagagagagagagagaggatggtttagggaaagaaagaagagacagggagggttggagagagagagggtgaaaacagaaaaggaaagtaatgataataataagagagaggagggaggataATAAGGAGACCACTGAGCTCCGGACccccaaaagagagaaagagagagaggatgagaaggagagagggggagggaggagagaggaaaagtggaggagatagagagagagagagaatttatcggttATCATTCATGGAGTTTCCTGGAAGTGCTGGGAGTTaggggaagaatgagagagagagagagagagagaggggataagaagtgatatatatatatttgtatatataaggtGTGTGGTTGTCAGCAAAtaacacctgtgtgtgtgtgtggagtgacTGAATGTTTCAACAACAATTTGCCCAAGGGGTGGGATAAGATATATCACATTAACCTTAGCCAGTGCTGATAGCAAGAGGTCAAGGGAACCTGTAGTATTACTGAataaattgatagaggaaatccTGTCATGTGAAACCCCACTTGAACGGATTCCAGCCAGCTTTGTCATTGCCGCCAGACAAGTTCTGAGCGTCTACTGATTTAAGAGTTAAGCTCTAATGTAGAAGTTCAATAAATTGTCTTAATACCGTTAAATTTACGATTCAAGCCCCTTTGGCCGAACAACTGTGTGGTGCAACAGGGCACTTCGTCAGTCATCCTGTTCTCAACGATACAAATTTTGCAGGTGCGTTCGGTAAAGAGAAAACGCGAGCTCCTATCAGTGCCTAAGTAATTTGCTCTGGAACTTGTATTTTATGCGTCTGGACAACCTGTCATTTTATCCGAGGCATGCATTAGGGTCTTGTTTGTAATAAGAGGCTTTTATTCGTCACGCCACAAGCAGTGTTCGAAAGTAACCTTCCTTCCCTGCAACCTTATTGAGACCTGTTGATAAAGTATCGTTGATTTTCTGTAGTGTGTGCCATTTAGGTTAGTTCAGGAATCCGGTGTTaggaattttttccttatttctgtcacagttttctctctctctctctctctctctctctctctctctctctctctctctctctctctctcttcatattttaaaatgtgtttGCCCTTGTGTTTATATTAAGATGGTCATGTGCCACAGCGGGCATCTTGATGATAGTCTGAGTTTCTATAAATTGTCTCTTATCTCAATGTAAACCCACACTTTCCTATGTAATACAGTATTGTTTATTTCAGTATAACCGTTAGGTCAAATATATGCTATTAGAACAGTCATGCTACAATTTAGGTTGAAcagcattaaaataaaagtattatttctGTTGTAGGCAAGAATTTTTCACATAAGAAACTGAGAATTTGCCTGTCGTGGTTTAACATGAGATCagtttttttaatgtagaaaTCCGGTGAATGCAAAAATGACTGTGTGATGCTAACGACATTGGCTTTTTCTACTGCTACTTTAATGCTTCCTAGGAAGAGAGCGATTTGAAGATAACCGTATGAAGCTACCCGCTCACTGAGACGAATTGGCATACTGCACTTGAGCTCAACCAAATCCTGGTTCGTACCATGTTCGGTGTAGAGGCGAGATTGACAGAGCACCACCTGGTTGCAGAGGAAACCAACCACATAAACACCTTTACTCCGGACGCCGAGGAAGAGGACGCACAGCGCACCACGTTGATTGCTTCTGTCACTCACAAGCATGGTGATAAGAGGtggaaattaaatgtaattaatggAAAGGACTCCCTCGCCCCTAGCCCCAACCCTCTTCTCTCTACCCTCCTACGCTTGAAGCGTAGTcgcttctctccctccctcactctctctctttctctctctctctctcattctctctcgaAGAGGACTTCTGTGGCATTTCCAGCGATTTCcccattcctccctcccttcccccttccccttgccTTAAAGTTAATGTACGGGAGATTCTTAGCGGAACGTCAGACTCTTAGCAATATGCCGTTTGGATCCTGATGCATTTTGGGAAGGTGGGTGGACCATTGCTTGTGCGCCTCATCTTACTTCTCGGCCGGCTGTCGAAGGAAGGGGATGCGTCTCGCTCCGTGAATGGTTATGTCACCATTGTTCTTAATAGCGAGATTCCGagaaatgtagatgttgaatCATTAGCCTCGTCTTTGAGTTTATCCATTTGACGTTTACAGTTCATCAGTGTAACGCTGTATGATTGGATTTGATGAATTTTACGCAAACTTGTAAATACAGGAATACGTAATAAATCATGTGTGatcaaataaaaagtttatttactcGTAATTTATGGAAAATCGGTCGTTAGGATTGCCGGTCACTAATGTTCATAGTTcagatgtgataaaattttacaggagatgaaaaaaaaaaaaaaaattgaattttctgaTGACGAACACCTCCGATTTATTTTTGTACAGCCGCAAGATAATGACAAGAGACTGACGGTACACTAAACAACCAATATTGGTTCTTTAAAAGCGAGCTGTGACTTTCTGCTTGCCGCGGAATTGAAAAGGTAGCCGAGgcagaaagatagacagataagaGACAGAAGCGAAAGAGGAGGAGATGACAGACACATAAGCAAAGGCATctgaggcagacagacagacaaacaaacaaatagaaaggAGCAAGTGAGGAGGGGACGAACAGAATCGTTGAGGGCGAAAGGACGCACAGGCGGGAGAGAGAGGTTCCAGATAAAAAGCAAAGTTTCGTTACACAGATTGATTGAGCGAATAGAATGTATCGCGTTATGGCTTTTATCTAAACAGAAATACGGGCCTGCGTTAGACAGACATGGGAACTGCCAGAAGCAATTCGTAATATAGATTGATAATTAATTGATTCTTTGATTTAGCGC containing:
- the LOC136833789 gene encoding uncharacterized protein, with the protein product MNRWSEGLCESALDSEGLPPASPSSSSPSSAKSPCLQPQGCEDNGGMSGDMPGVPFPIYSSSLPAPPDPDRENTDDSGMGADLEGDDRPEGGKEDVDEEEDDDDDDDDEDEEEEEEEEEEEEEEEEPERPRQQEGEAKMRRTSSAGNERQRRPSYTCYHGPILSRNTARMGRRARPRLPRDLDVLQLAAGAACMLAPVTPELLRYG